One stretch of Lysobacterales bacterium DNA includes these proteins:
- a CDS encoding pseudouridylate synthase, with translation MGTSAGTGRELLADRSGALHAGTRNGAARRLPARHRGVSETAPLSLLHVDEELLVVAKPARLLAHASRIAADVDDDLLDQLRRQFGDTVNLVHRLDRATSGLVLAARTRESASDLGKQFMARTIEKRYLAVCRGWPDESGEIDYPLGDVRPNSPRKPALTRYRRLATVEVPIALGRYPQQRYALMAVDPESGRHRQIRKHFHHISHHLIGDTSHGRTEHNRLFQREWQVSRLLLHAQQLAFTHPASGERLVFSAPLDDEFQRVLDAFGWSDYHRHTPACGVPRWFAQ, from the coding sequence ATCGGCACGTCTGCCGGCACTGGTCGCGAACTCCTCGCTGACCGATCCGGCGCGCTTCATGCCGGCACTCGAAACGGCGCTGCTCGACGCCTACCAGCGCGCCACCGTGGCGTGAGCGAGACCGCGCCGCTGTCGCTGTTGCACGTCGACGAGGAGCTGCTGGTCGTGGCCAAGCCGGCGCGATTGCTGGCACATGCCAGCCGCATCGCCGCCGACGTCGATGACGATCTGCTCGACCAGTTGCGTCGCCAATTCGGCGACACGGTGAACCTGGTGCATCGCCTCGACCGCGCCACCAGTGGTCTGGTGCTGGCCGCACGCACGCGCGAGAGCGCCAGTGATCTCGGCAAGCAGTTCATGGCGCGCACCATCGAGAAGCGCTACCTCGCGGTCTGCCGCGGCTGGCCGGACGAGAGTGGTGAGATCGACTATCCGCTTGGCGACGTGCGCCCGAACTCGCCGCGCAAGCCGGCGCTGACGCGCTATCGCCGGCTCGCCACCGTCGAGGTGCCGATCGCGCTCGGCAGGTATCCACAGCAACGCTATGCACTCATGGCGGTCGATCCCGAGAGCGGCCGCCACCGCCAGATCCGCAAGCACTTCCACCACATCTCGCATCATCTGATCGGCGACACCAGCCATGGTCGCACTGAGCACAACCGTCTGTTTCAGCGCGAATGGCAGGTCAGCCGCCTGCTGCTGCATGCGCAGCAGCTTGCGTTCACGCATCCGGCGAGCGGCGAACGCCTCGTCTTCAGCGCTCCGCTCGACGACGAGTTCCAGCGCGTGCTCGATGCCTTCGGCTGGAGCGACTACCATCGCCATACCCCGGCTTGCGGAGTTCCGCGATGGTTCGCTCAGTGA